One window of Pelmatolapia mariae isolate MD_Pm_ZW linkage group LG18, Pm_UMD_F_2, whole genome shotgun sequence genomic DNA carries:
- the slc25a42 gene encoding mitochondrial coenzyme A transporter SLC25A42 → MGSGVQEQRASLTQGEVLPLASSSQSEGMKQTRSVINSLFSGALAGAVAKTAVAPLDRTKIIFQVSSARFSAKEAYRLIYRTYLKEGFLSLWRGNSATMVRVIPYAAIQFCAHEQYKGLLGGYYGFQGNALPPVPRLLAGSMAGTTAAMMTYPLDMVRARMAVTPKEMYSNILHVFVRISREEGMKTLYRGFTPTILGVAPYAGLSFFTYETLKKLHAEHSGRQQPYSYERLAFGACAGLIGQSASYPLDVVRRRMQTAGVTGHTYRTILGTMREIVSEEGVIRGLYKGLSMNWVKGPIAVGISFTTFDLTQILLKKLHQMGYTTP, encoded by the exons ATGGGGAGTGGAGTCCAGGAACAACGGGCATCACTCACACAGGGTGAAGTGCTCCCACTGGCTTCCTCCAGTCAGTCAGAG GGGATGAAACAGACTCGGTCTGTTATCAACTCGCTCTTTTCGGGGGCTTTAGCAGGAGCTGTAGCCAAGACAGCTGTCGCCCCATTGGACAGAACTAAAATCATCTTCCAAG tgtcttCTGCAAGATTCTCTGCCAAG GAAGCTTACAGGTTGATCTACCGCACCTACCTGAAGGAGGGCTTCCTCAGTTTATGGAGGGGAAACTCTGCCACCATGGTGCGAGTCATCCCGTACGCTGCCATCCAGTTTTGCGCACACGAGCAGTACAAGGGCCTGCTGGGAGGCTACTATGGCTTTCAGGGAAA TGCCCTACCTCCAGTCCCAAGGTTGCTGGCTGGGTCCATGGCTGGTACCACTGCCGCTATGATGACATATCCTCTTGACATGGTGCGAGCGAGGATGGCTGTAACGCCAAAGGAAAT gtACAGTAACAttctgcatgtgtttgtgcGGATCTCTCGAGAAGAGGGCATGAAAACACTGTATCGAGGCTTTACTCCCACCATACTGGGTGTTGCCCCCTATGCTGGCCTCAGCTTCTTTACCTATGAGACACTGAAGAAGTTGCATGCAG AGCACAGCGGCCGCCAGCAGCCCTACTCATACGAACGCCTGGCTTTTGGAGCCTGTGCAGGTCTCATCGGCCAGTCTGCATCTTACCCTCTGGATGTAGTACGGCGGCGGATGCAGACTGCGGGTGTCACAGGTCACACGTACCGCACCATCCTGGGCACCATGAGGGAGATTGTGTCCGAGGAAGGGGTTATCCGCGGACTCTACAAAGGTCTCAGTATGAATTGGGTTAAAGGACCTATTGCAGTGGGGATTAGCTTCACCACCTTTGACCTCACTCAGATTCTCTTGAAGAAGCTTCATCAAATGGGTTATACTACTCCATAA
- the armc6 gene encoding armadillo repeat-containing protein 6, with product MAKRRITQETFDAAVRENMEEFEMDPDEALREAVEQFESQGVDLSCIVKAVPTLSSAYSQEEQTHEVLQALESLRIGKDSAGVTADLKSFTEQCSLGFAQRYLAAQKDAYPVILAYCKKSTEEQKAALAALSALAALTDGQPDLLDAEGRQFLLDVLKKYQADSSVTRVAISAVRHCCLKHEQNRQDFVKGGVLPLLTGAITQHGECAEMVKEACATLRVMTFDDDVRVTFGHAHEHAKSIVLEHSGLKVLIEAAKAHLGNTSVLSELCATLSRLAVRNEFCQDICDMGGLKLMMTLLADSYESAELVRQVLSAIRAIAGNDDVKDAVVNAGGVQLIVIAMNRHMSNSAVCEQASACLSVLALRKPNNCTVIMENGGALAALQAMKTHTDVVNVQKQGCMVLRNLVARMRNFSQPILEMGAEALIAQALQNHQDCGDVGKAALRDLGCQVELRELWTGKHGSLTN from the exons ATGGCCAAACGGAGAATCACACAGGAGACCTTTGATGCTGCTGTCAGGGAAAACATGGAGGAGTTTGAGATGGACCCAGACGAGGCTTTGAGGGAGGCTGTGGAGCAGTTTGAGTCTCAAG GTGTGGACCTCAGTTGCATAGTGAAAGCTGTCCCAACATTATCATCGGCTTACAGTCAAGAAGAGCAGACACACGAGGTCCTACAG GCCTTGGAGTCCCTCCGAATTGGAAAAGACTCTGCTGGTGTGACAGCAGACCTAAAAAGCTTCACTGAGCAGTGCTCACTGGGATTTGCCCAGCGGTACCTCGCTGCCCAGAAAGACGCCTACCCCGTCATCCTGGCCTACTGCAAAAAGAGCACGGAGGAGCAGAAAGCAGCATTAGCCGCGCTGTCTGCTCTGGCCGCGCTGACGGATGGACAGCCAGACTTGCTAGATGCAGAGGGCCGGCAGTTCCTATTGGATGTCCTTAAGAAGTACCAGGCAGACTCCTCTGTGACACGGGTTGCCATCAGTGCCGTGCGGCACTGCTGTTTAAAGCACGAACAGAACAGGCAGGATTTTGTTAAAGGCGGCGTCCTGCCGCTGCTCACTGGTGCCATCACACAGCACGGTGAATGTGCGGAGATGGTTAAGGAGGCCTGCGCAACTCTCCGAGTCATGACCTTTGATGATGATGTGCGGGTTACGTTTGGGCACGCTCATGAACACGCTAAGAGTATTGTTCTTGAGCACAGTGGACTGAAGGTGTTGATTGAGGCTGCCAAAG CTCACCTTGGCAACACTTCTGTTTTGAGTGAGCTGTGTGCGACTTTATCCCGTCTGGCTGTACGGAATGAGTTCTGTCAAGACATCTGTGATATGGGCGGATTAAAACTCATGATGACTTTGCTCGCAGACAGCTATGAGTCAGCG GAGCTGGTTCGGCAGGTCCTTAGCGCGATCCGAGCCATAGCAGGAAATGATGATGTGAAAGATGCTGTTGTTAATGCCGGTGGAGTTCAGCTCATTGTCATCGCCATGAACAGGCACATGAGCAACTCTGCT GTGTGCGAGCAGGCTTCTGCATGCCTCTCTGTCCTTGCTCTACGTAAACCCAACAACTGCACGGTCATCATGGAGAATGGAGGTGCCTTGGCTGCCCTGCAGGCTATGAAGACTCATACCGATGTGGTGAACGTGCAG AAACAAGGGTGTATGGTGCTGAGAAATCTGGTCGCACGAATGCGTAACTTCAGCCAGCCAATCTTGGAGATGGGAGCAGAAGCGCTGATAGCCCAGGCGCTGCAGAACCATCAAGACTGCGGTGATGTAGGCAAGGCGGCCCTGAGAGATCTGGGATGTCAGGTGGAGCTTCGGGAGCTGTGGACCGGCAAACATGGCAGCCTTACCAACTGA